In one window of Paraflavitalea soli DNA:
- the sov gene encoding T9SS outer membrane translocon Sov/SprA, with product MLVLCCSTAMAFQAPVQAPPQRVPQDTLKYPIHDRRGDKYSNPTRSAFDLKDPVNITDSVIYDPKTKQYYIIEKIGTFYYRKPTYLTFDEFMQLQARKMEVDYFKKRSNILSSLNKKLLKPKMSVTDNLFNRIFGNGKVEIRPQGEVNIIAGYQGQNIKNPALPERARRNGGFDFDMNANLSVIGNIGDKLKLPINYNTLANFDFDNQLKLDYTGTEDEIIKRIEAGNIAFSSKGSLIPGAQQLFGIKTQLQFGKLFVTGVLANQRSQRQSLGLQGGSSNMAFEFKANDYEENRHFLLAQYFRNNYNKAMSNLPVVNSQIQIMRMEVWVTNRNGSTTETRDIVGLMDLGEPNPYNTTLGPGTEFPPNGAPANRVNGLYQRLWEDPVSRRSSSVTGKLASMGLRAVQDFEKTFARKLNPSDYYFNPQVGFLSLSQPLQPDEVLGVAFQYSYNGKIFQVGEFSQDVPPDTTAAVSGTQKVLFLKLLKATSQRTNLPLWELMMKNVYSLKSADGSYLSSIQPGDFKLNVLYEQPSLGKKRFLPEGDKTGVPLINVLNLDRLNARNDPLPDGVFDYIEGFTVISQQARIIFPFLEPFGRDLEQQAFATSSQDIKQKYVYYPLYDTIKEIAKTYANLDRYIIQGSAKGNSSSEIQLGAFNVPQGSVSVTAGGQTLRENVDYSVDYNLGTVKILNQAILNSGLPVNVQFENNGGFGIQNRNFLGLRLDYMAKTTARESLQIGATMVRLAERPFFTKTGYNEDPIRNTMYGVDFNYRTEAPRLTHWLNKLPFYNSTEMSTITAYGEAAYLKPGHPKQIGEGRSGLIFIDDFEGARNAIDLRFPLVNWGLASTPAGNGLFPEADLRDSLPYGMNRAKIAWYNIEPVLQDKRAANNPIRSNPPAGGADAEFTDPRVRPVNVTQIYPNRTPDFGQAQLVTFDMAYYPTDKGPYNFDAINVTSDGKLQNPEKRWGGIMRGIDQVDFETGNVEFIEFWLQDPYLKNPGSNGGQLYFNLGNISEDVLKDGKRFFENGISGAVTKALEDSATKWGKVPANPIQVTQAFSNDPADRPLQDAGFDGLDDEAERRKFQNYLSQLAANFGVNSAIYQKAVQDPANDNFLNYRDQAYDASKTGILGRYKQVNSPQGNSPVASSGSEFVSAFTLYPDQEEFNRDNTLNELEEYFEYKVELKRNEFLVGHNFITDSIGFTPSGGMHETWYLFRIPVAGYQNKVGNIPDFKSIRFIRMYLTGFTDSVVLRFAKLELVRNQWRRFNYELDTTGQYVTIPPTSSTSFKQLAVNIEENSSRKPIPYRTPPGVVRQQQLSNNNVNILLNEQSLSLQVCGLPIKETRGVFKTMNLDLRQYGRLQMYIHAESVNSSSDIKDGELYGVIRLGNDLINNFYEVRIPLKMTPWNTNSDDLIWPSQNELDLELEKLIKLKVVRNNTGSNITYFKQTEADGKEYAILGNPNLGEVRVMFAGVENRHRELACTEVWINELRLSELNEKGAWAALGRIDFKLADLGTLYLSGSARSTGFGTLEQRINERSRDDFSQFDVATQLELGKLLPQKAGISIPFYASYSKTVSTPQYDPYDLDIKLKDKIKAAPGNQKDSIRNDAVDIKTIKSVNFTNVKKNNTSGKKQQIWSIENIDVSYSYYKEEQHNPLIENNELTRHRAGLGYNYSSTPKYWEPAKRLFKSKSPWLAIIKDFNINPMPSLLGLRFDVNRQFGAYRPRNVGEPKGSLPETYDKFFTFDRVYNLRWDLTRSFNVDFTATNKAWIDEDSGRLDKAERKRMWDNLWKGGRTISYTQTANFSYTLPTGKIPLLDWTTIRANYVASFNWIGASLIARNLGNTISNTQQKGLNAELDFTRLYSKSRLLRAFDEEGAPAPAPVDPNANKQDTTGKKKRVKRDRSQPLQLSNGVKFAGRFLTMLKRMNLQYAENASATIFGYTDSTKVIGMNFKSMAPGLGFVFGRQPDTTFINTMAKKGWLTSDSLFNFQNMQDYSQKITINAQLMPIRDLTIDINLDKSFGKNYRELYKDTTGTGLHFSRLAPYTAGSFSVSWIAFKTLFTPVNPNEVSETFQKFESNRIILSKRLAEQNPYWQGLPANEKIQSDGYYTGYNRYAIDVLIPSFIAAYTGKDPNSVALIKQSNPNIRSNPFSGIIPKPNWGLTYTGLTRIPGMEKIFTSFTLSHRYNSQLSMNSYNSSLLYQDRFALAYPSFIDSTSGNYVPYFLVPNITIGERFEPLIDFDMQFTNQVTARFGFKKSRQLSLSLIDYQLSESRSTEFEIGAGYRKRGLFSFIKWKGKPMDNDASFRLDFSIRDDITANSRLDQTQTLPTAGQKVVFINPTIDYVISNRVNIKLYFEQRRVIPKISTSPPITNTKAGVQIRISLAQ from the coding sequence TTGTTAGTCCTGTGCTGTTCTACAGCCATGGCTTTTCAGGCGCCTGTCCAGGCACCCCCCCAGCGAGTCCCGCAAGACACGCTGAAGTATCCTATTCATGACCGTCGCGGCGATAAATACTCCAATCCCACCAGGAGCGCATTCGACCTGAAAGACCCTGTAAACATTACAGACTCAGTAATCTACGACCCCAAGACCAAGCAGTATTACATCATTGAAAAGATCGGTACCTTCTATTACCGTAAACCTACTTACCTCACTTTTGACGAGTTCATGCAATTGCAGGCCCGCAAAATGGAAGTAGATTATTTTAAGAAGCGCTCGAATATCCTCAGCAGCCTCAACAAGAAACTGCTGAAGCCTAAGATGTCGGTTACTGATAACCTGTTCAACCGCATATTTGGCAATGGTAAAGTAGAGATCAGGCCCCAGGGTGAGGTCAACATCATTGCCGGTTACCAGGGACAGAATATTAAAAACCCGGCACTGCCCGAAAGAGCACGCAGGAACGGTGGCTTTGATTTCGACATGAATGCCAACCTGAGTGTGATCGGGAATATCGGAGATAAACTGAAACTACCCATCAATTACAATACCCTGGCCAATTTTGACTTTGATAATCAACTGAAACTGGACTATACGGGTACTGAAGATGAGATCATTAAAAGGATTGAGGCAGGTAATATCGCCTTCTCCTCCAAAGGCTCCCTCATCCCCGGGGCCCAGCAATTATTTGGTATCAAAACCCAGCTGCAGTTCGGAAAGCTGTTTGTGACTGGCGTATTGGCCAACCAGCGTTCCCAAAGACAATCTTTGGGATTACAGGGCGGATCGTCCAATATGGCATTTGAGTTCAAGGCCAATGATTATGAGGAAAATCGTCACTTCCTGCTGGCCCAGTATTTCCGGAACAACTACAACAAGGCCATGTCCAACCTGCCCGTGGTGAACTCGCAGATCCAGATCATGCGGATGGAAGTATGGGTAACCAACCGCAATGGCTCTACTACTGAGACCAGGGATATCGTGGGTTTGATGGACCTCGGTGAGCCCAATCCCTATAATACAACATTAGGCCCAGGCACCGAATTCCCACCCAATGGCGCGCCCGCTAACCGGGTGAATGGCCTTTACCAACGATTGTGGGAGGATCCCGTAAGCCGGCGTTCTTCCTCCGTTACCGGTAAATTGGCTTCCATGGGATTGCGTGCCGTACAGGATTTTGAAAAGACATTTGCCCGCAAGCTCAATCCTTCAGATTATTATTTTAACCCACAGGTGGGTTTCTTGTCATTAAGCCAACCCCTGCAACCAGATGAAGTATTAGGTGTTGCCTTTCAGTATAGCTATAACGGAAAGATCTTCCAGGTAGGGGAATTCTCCCAGGATGTACCGCCCGATACAACGGCGGCCGTATCCGGTACCCAGAAAGTATTGTTCCTCAAATTGCTGAAAGCCACTTCCCAACGTACCAACCTGCCTTTGTGGGAGCTGATGATGAAGAATGTCTATTCCCTGAAATCCGCCGATGGAAGCTACTTGTCCAGCATACAGCCGGGCGATTTCAAACTGAATGTCTTATACGAACAACCCAGCCTCGGTAAAAAACGTTTCCTGCCGGAGGGGGATAAAACAGGCGTGCCGCTGATCAATGTCCTCAACCTGGACCGGCTCAATGCACGAAATGACCCGTTACCCGACGGGGTGTTTGACTATATAGAAGGATTCACCGTCATTTCACAGCAGGCCCGCATCATCTTTCCTTTCCTCGAGCCTTTTGGCCGTGACCTGGAACAGCAGGCCTTTGCTACCAGTTCACAGGACATAAAACAGAAATATGTTTACTACCCGTTATATGATACGATCAAGGAAATAGCCAAGACCTACGCCAACCTCGACCGCTATATCATTCAGGGTTCGGCCAAAGGCAATTCCAGTTCTGAGATTCAATTGGGAGCCTTCAATGTGCCGCAGGGCTCTGTGAGTGTTACAGCAGGAGGACAGACATTGAGAGAGAACGTAGACTATTCGGTCGATTATAACCTGGGTACAGTAAAGATCCTCAACCAGGCAATCCTGAATTCAGGACTGCCAGTCAATGTGCAATTCGAGAACAATGGCGGGTTCGGTATTCAAAACCGGAACTTCCTGGGGCTAAGGCTGGATTATATGGCCAAAACTACTGCCCGGGAATCCCTCCAGATAGGAGCCACCATGGTACGCCTGGCCGAAAGACCTTTCTTCACCAAGACCGGTTACAACGAAGACCCTATCCGCAATACCATGTATGGGGTTGACTTCAACTATCGTACAGAAGCGCCCCGTCTTACCCATTGGCTGAATAAATTACCTTTTTACAATAGCACCGAGATGAGTACCATCACCGCTTATGGTGAAGCTGCTTATCTGAAACCCGGCCACCCCAAGCAGATCGGTGAAGGTCGCAGCGGATTGATCTTTATTGATGACTTTGAAGGCGCCCGCAATGCCATTGACCTCCGGTTCCCGCTGGTCAACTGGGGCCTGGCTTCCACCCCCGCCGGCAATGGCCTGTTCCCGGAAGCCGACCTGCGCGATTCATTGCCTTATGGTATGAACAGGGCTAAAATAGCCTGGTATAATATTGAACCCGTATTACAGGACAAGCGGGCTGCCAACAACCCTATCCGTTCCAATCCGCCTGCCGGAGGCGCTGATGCAGAGTTTACCGATCCCCGCGTACGCCCCGTAAATGTGACGCAGATCTATCCCAACCGCACACCCGATTTTGGCCAGGCCCAACTGGTTACTTTCGATATGGCCTATTATCCTACTGATAAAGGGCCTTATAACTTTGATGCCATCAATGTTACCAGCGATGGTAAACTGCAGAACCCCGAAAAAAGATGGGGTGGTATCATGCGTGGCATTGACCAGGTGGATTTTGAGACCGGCAACGTAGAGTTCATTGAATTCTGGCTGCAGGATCCCTACCTGAAAAATCCGGGCAGCAATGGCGGTCAATTGTATTTCAACCTGGGTAATATATCAGAAGATGTATTGAAAGATGGCAAACGTTTCTTTGAGAACGGTATCAGCGGCGCGGTGACCAAGGCACTGGAAGATTCTGCCACCAAATGGGGTAAGGTACCTGCCAACCCCATTCAGGTAACCCAGGCCTTCAGTAATGACCCTGCCGACAGGCCATTGCAGGATGCCGGTTTCGATGGCCTGGATGATGAGGCCGAGCGCAGGAAATTCCAGAATTACCTGAGCCAGCTGGCAGCCAACTTTGGCGTTAACTCAGCCATCTACCAAAAAGCTGTACAAGACCCTGCCAACGATAACTTCCTGAATTATCGTGATCAGGCCTATGATGCCTCTAAAACAGGTATCCTGGGTCGTTACAAGCAGGTCAATAGCCCGCAAGGCAATTCACCCGTAGCCAGTTCCGGCTCTGAATTTGTGAGCGCCTTTACACTGTATCCCGACCAGGAAGAGTTTAACCGCGATAATACACTCAATGAGCTGGAAGAATACTTTGAGTACAAGGTAGAGTTGAAAAGAAATGAGTTTCTCGTAGGCCACAACTTTATTACAGATAGCATTGGCTTTACCCCCAGTGGCGGCATGCACGAAACCTGGTACTTGTTCCGTATACCGGTGGCCGGATACCAAAATAAAGTGGGTAATATTCCCGACTTTAAATCCATTCGTTTTATCCGGATGTACCTGACTGGTTTTACCGATTCAGTAGTATTGCGTTTTGCCAAACTGGAACTGGTGCGTAACCAATGGAGACGTTTCAATTACGAGTTAGATACCACAGGTCAGTATGTTACTATTCCGCCTACCTCATCTACCAGCTTCAAGCAACTGGCTGTTAACATTGAAGAAAACAGTTCCCGTAAACCAATACCTTATAGAACACCGCCCGGCGTTGTACGCCAGCAGCAGCTGAGTAATAACAATGTGAACATATTGCTGAATGAGCAGTCATTGAGCTTACAGGTATGTGGGTTGCCTATCAAGGAAACAAGGGGTGTGTTCAAGACCATGAACCTCGACCTTCGTCAATATGGCCGCCTGCAGATGTATATCCACGCAGAGTCTGTTAACTCCAGTTCTGATATCAAGGATGGTGAATTGTATGGGGTGATCAGGTTGGGTAATGACCTTATCAATAACTTTTATGAAGTACGGATCCCATTAAAGATGACGCCGTGGAATACCAACTCGGATGACCTGATTTGGCCTTCCCAGAATGAACTGGACCTTGAGTTGGAAAAACTGATCAAGTTGAAAGTGGTCCGTAACAATACCGGCTCTAATATTACTTATTTCAAACAAACCGAAGCGGATGGTAAAGAATACGCCATCCTCGGAAATCCTAACCTGGGTGAAGTGCGTGTAATGTTTGCCGGTGTGGAAAATCGTCATCGCGAACTGGCTTGTACGGAAGTCTGGATCAATGAGCTTAGGCTGAGTGAGCTGAATGAGAAAGGCGCCTGGGCTGCATTGGGCCGCATCGATTTTAAGCTGGCCGACCTGGGTACTTTGTATCTTTCCGGAAGCGCCCGCAGTACCGGTTTTGGTACCCTGGAGCAAAGGATCAATGAACGTTCGCGCGACGATTTCAGCCAGTTTGATGTAGCCACACAACTGGAACTGGGTAAACTGCTGCCTCAAAAAGCAGGCATCTCTATTCCATTCTATGCCAGCTATTCCAAAACGGTAAGTACGCCTCAATACGATCCATATGACCTGGACATCAAACTGAAGGATAAGATAAAAGCCGCTCCCGGAAATCAGAAAGACTCTATCCGCAATGATGCCGTGGATATAAAGACCATTAAGTCGGTCAATTTCACCAATGTGAAAAAGAACAATACCAGCGGTAAAAAGCAGCAGATATGGAGTATTGAGAATATTGATGTCAGTTATTCTTATTATAAAGAAGAGCAGCACAACCCGCTGATTGAAAACAATGAGCTCACCCGCCATCGTGCAGGGCTTGGTTATAACTATTCTTCCACGCCCAAATATTGGGAGCCTGCCAAAAGACTGTTCAAGTCCAAATCACCCTGGCTGGCCATTATCAAGGATTTTAATATCAACCCGATGCCATCCTTATTGGGCCTGCGCTTTGATGTGAACCGCCAGTTTGGTGCTTACCGTCCACGCAATGTGGGTGAACCGAAAGGAAGTTTACCGGAGACCTATGATAAGTTCTTCACCTTTGATCGTGTCTATAACCTCCGTTGGGATCTTACCCGGTCTTTCAATGTGGATTTCACCGCTACCAACAAAGCGTGGATCGATGAAGACAGCGGACGGCTGGATAAGGCAGAGCGCAAGCGTATGTGGGACAACCTGTGGAAGGGCGGCCGTACCATTTCCTATACGCAAACAGCGAACTTCTCTTATACGTTGCCCACTGGTAAAATACCTCTGCTGGACTGGACTACCATAAGAGCCAACTATGTAGCATCATTCAACTGGATAGGGGCTTCACTCATTGCCCGCAACCTGGGCAATACCATTTCCAATACCCAGCAAAAGGGGTTGAATGCAGAACTTGACTTTACGCGTTTGTACAGTAAATCGAGGTTGCTGCGCGCCTTTGACGAGGAGGGTGCTCCGGCCCCCGCACCTGTTGATCCCAATGCCAATAAGCAGGATACGACCGGCAAGAAAAAGCGGGTAAAAAGAGACCGCAGTCAGCCCCTGCAATTAAGTAATGGGGTGAAATTTGCCGGCCGGTTCCTCACCATGCTGAAACGTATGAACCTGCAGTATGCAGAAAATGCCAGCGCCACCATCTTTGGTTATACAGATAGTACTAAGGTGATCGGCATGAATTTTAAATCCATGGCGCCGGGCCTGGGCTTCGTCTTTGGCAGGCAGCCCGATACCACCTTTATCAATACCATGGCCAAAAAAGGATGGCTGACTTCCGATTCGCTGTTCAACTTCCAGAACATGCAGGATTATTCGCAGAAGATTACCATCAATGCGCAACTGATGCCTATCCGTGATCTTACCATCGACATTAATCTCGATAAGAGTTTTGGTAAAAACTACCGTGAACTGTATAAGGATACTACCGGTACAGGATTACACTTTAGCCGCCTGGCGCCCTATACGGCAGGTAGTTTCAGTGTAAGCTGGATTGCCTTCAAAACGCTGTTTACACCAGTGAACCCCAATGAGGTATCTGAAACATTCCAGAAGTTTGAGAGTAACCGGATCATTCTTTCCAAACGACTGGCAGAACAGAATCCCTACTGGCAGGGCCTGCCCGCTAACGAAAAGATACAGTCGGATGGCTATTATACAGGTTATAACCGCTATGCAATAGACGTATTGATACCTTCCTTTATTGCAGCCTATACAGGAAAGGATCCCAACAGCGTAGCCCTCATTAAACAAAGCAATCCGAATATCCGTTCCAATCCATTCTCTGGTATCATTCCTAAACCCAATTGGGGGCTTACCTATACCGGGTTGACCCGTATACCAGGCATGGAGAAAATTTTTACCAGCTTTACACTCTCACACCGGTACAACAGCCAGTTGAGTATGAATAGTTATAACTCATCATTGTTGTACCAGGATCGGTTTGCGCTTGCTTATCCGAGCTTTATTGATTCTACTTCCGGCAATTATGTCCCTTATTTCCTGGTGCCCAATATCACGATTGGGGAACGTTTTGAACCACTGATCGATTTTGATATGCAGTTCACCAACCAGGTGACTGCCAGGTTTGGTTTCAAGAAATCAAGGCAATTGAGTTTAAGTCTTATCGACTACCAACTCAGCGAATCCCGCTCTACAGAGTTTGAGATTGGAGCCGGTTATCGTAAGCGTGGTCTGTTCTCTTTCATTAAATGGAAAGGCAAGCCAATGGACAATGATGCCAGTTTCCGCCTCGACTTTAGTATCCGCGATGATATCACCGCCAATAGCCGCCTGGATCAAACGCAGACATTGCCTACCGCAGGGCAAAAAGTAGTCTTTATCAATCCCACTATTGATTACGTGATCAGTAACCGGGTTAATATCAAACTGTACTTTGAGCAACGGCGTGTAATACCTAAAATATCCACTTCACCTCCCATCACCAATACCAAGGCAGGGGTTCAAATACGTATATCACTGGCTCAGTAA
- a CDS encoding porin family protein, producing the protein MKKLIVAAFLLVSATGFAQTFQLGIKGGVNISNFTGGDFKNLDKKALVGFHGGGFVTFWLGDHLGLQPEVLFSSQGAKLDNAGTKENLKVSYINVPVMLKYRFTGGFYLEAGPQIGFKVDENTDNQQIGTFAKSTDLSIAGGLGFHSDMGLGIGARYTAGLSKVGDFDAGNIDPDFKNGVIQISLFYTLFNNNKK; encoded by the coding sequence ATGAAAAAGTTAATCGTTGCTGCTTTCTTATTGGTAAGCGCTACGGGCTTTGCACAAACCTTTCAATTGGGGATAAAAGGTGGCGTTAATATCAGCAACTTTACCGGGGGAGATTTTAAGAATCTCGATAAGAAAGCTTTGGTAGGGTTTCATGGTGGCGGTTTTGTTACCTTCTGGCTGGGTGATCACCTGGGCTTGCAACCAGAAGTATTGTTCTCTTCCCAAGGGGCTAAACTGGACAATGCAGGTACAAAAGAAAACTTAAAGGTCTCTTACATCAATGTACCTGTTATGTTGAAGTATCGCTTTACCGGTGGATTTTATCTGGAAGCAGGTCCGCAGATCGGATTTAAAGTAGACGAAAATACCGATAACCAGCAGATAGGTACATTTGCTAAGAGTACCGATCTCTCCATTGCTGGTGGATTGGGTTTTCATAGCGATATGGGATTGGGTATCGGAGCCCGTTATACGGCTGGCCTTTCGAAAGTAGGCGATTTTGATGCGGGGAATATTGATCCCGATTTCAAGAATGGGGTGATACAGATCAGTCTGTTTTATACCTTATTCAACAACAATAAGAAATAA
- a CDS encoding SDR family NAD(P)-dependent oxidoreductase, with product MSSIALITGATSGFGKALAIKFATNRYNLIITGRRADRLQEVKNTLTSTYGIEVIALCFDVRSRKAAFEAIEQLPAAWKAVDVLINNAGLALGRDYFDEASIDDWENMIDTNLKGLLYVTKALIPNMIERRKGHIINIGSTAGKEVYEKGNTYCATKHAVNAISQAMRIDLLRHKIKVTAVHPGAADTEFSTVRFKGDEEQARKVYEGYEPLTAGDVADVVYYTATLPPHVCINDLVLTCTAQANSMYLYKEQ from the coding sequence ATGTCTTCTATAGCACTGATCACCGGCGCTACCTCAGGTTTTGGAAAAGCGCTCGCCATTAAATTTGCTACCAACCGGTACAACCTCATCATAACCGGCCGCCGGGCAGACCGGCTCCAGGAAGTAAAGAATACGTTAACCAGTACTTATGGTATTGAGGTCATTGCGCTCTGCTTTGATGTACGCAGCAGGAAAGCTGCTTTTGAGGCTATAGAGCAATTGCCGGCTGCCTGGAAGGCTGTTGATGTGTTGATCAACAATGCAGGGCTGGCATTGGGCAGGGATTATTTCGACGAAGCTTCTATAGATGATTGGGAGAATATGATCGATACCAATCTCAAAGGATTGCTATATGTAACGAAAGCTTTGATTCCCAACATGATAGAACGCCGCAAAGGGCATATTATCAATATCGGTTCTACAGCAGGAAAGGAGGTTTATGAAAAAGGGAACACTTATTGCGCTACGAAACATGCAGTGAATGCAATTTCCCAGGCGATGCGTATCGACTTGCTGCGCCACAAGATCAAGGTAACAGCTGTTCACCCGGGCGCCGCAGACACGGAATTTTCCACGGTACGCTTCAAGGGTGATGAAGAACAGGCACGCAAGGTATATGAGGGATATGAGCCATTAACTGCCGGCGATGTGGCCGATGTGGTATATTATACTGCCACCCTTCCGCCACATGTCTGTATCAATGACCTGGTATTGACCTGTACAGCGCAGGCTAACTCCATGTACCTGTATAAAGAGCAATAA
- a CDS encoding PKD domain-containing protein, translated as MKKFFLIFLFLSCLIQPLLAAHVRGGEMYYRYDSLNSTATMSRYIVTLKLYVDCNAQGGQLETVQPFTVFSRADNSMFMNFKVNLSRSERIVYDPNSNPCISNPPQDVCYLLRYFETTIDLPVSAAGYTIAFQRCCRIQDIKNMPARSNDYGATYKCDIPGTIAGVTRAAYKNSSPLFNPNDAVAICFGSAFTFDFSANDPDGDSIVYRLCNAYNGGGPGSTGGASCLTCAQPDPSAPPPYSSIPYRSPYSGSAPLGFNVSINSATGLLSGTAPSVEGQYVVTACAYEYRDNILINIHRKDIHIRVADCIPLKALLKPDYSYCDDFLVTFRNEQVNPANSVYIWQYGDNTKADTTSDVEGRVQHLFADTGTYTIKLKVILAGQCVDSTTTLAKVYPGFFPNFSITGTCLLKPIQFNDLTTSRYGFASKWRWNFGDETTQDDTSHVKSPSWQYSTIGQKPVELIVESNKGCIDTITLNADIRDKPPITLAFKDTLICSNALVQDTLQLHAAGNGIFSWTPLVQILRTNTPDPLVFPKTTTTYHVQLDENGCISEDTVQVRVVPVVTLELGGPITICLTDTIQLRPAGDGLKFTWSTNPSPSPISDITAKNPLVSPTDQFTTYSVVAEIGKCSSRDDVQVRTVPYPTSRAGGDTTICYGDTASLHASIIGNRFEWAPINTLSNPNILNPRAFPRIPTNYVLTVWDNLGCPKPKKDTVLVNVLKQLFAFAGNDTAVVIGEPLQLNGTGANLYEWTPPTYLNRNDIKDPIANLSNSFTYQLKAYTPEGCYDLDTINIKVFRTNPQIFVPNAFRPDGSQNNRLRPIPVGITQMEYFRVFNRWGQMVFQTSQHGMGWDGRLGGKPQDSGMYVWEVKGKDYTGKTVIKKGIAMLLR; from the coding sequence ATGAAGAAATTCTTTTTAATATTTCTATTTCTATCCTGCCTTATCCAGCCATTGCTTGCTGCACACGTAAGGGGGGGAGAAATGTATTACCGGTACGACAGCCTCAATTCTACGGCTACCATGTCCCGGTACATTGTTACCTTAAAATTGTATGTGGATTGTAATGCCCAGGGAGGGCAACTGGAGACCGTACAGCCGTTTACGGTGTTCAGCCGGGCTGATAACTCGATGTTCATGAACTTTAAAGTGAACCTGTCAAGGTCGGAACGGATAGTATATGACCCCAATTCCAACCCCTGCATCAGCAATCCACCCCAGGACGTTTGCTACCTATTGCGGTATTTTGAAACAACGATCGATCTGCCCGTTTCAGCTGCGGGATATACCATCGCCTTTCAGCGGTGTTGCCGCATACAGGATATTAAGAATATGCCGGCCCGTAGTAATGACTACGGAGCTACCTATAAATGCGATATTCCAGGTACTATTGCCGGCGTAACCCGCGCTGCCTACAAGAATTCCAGTCCGCTTTTTAACCCTAATGATGCTGTGGCCATTTGTTTTGGATCGGCCTTTACCTTCGATTTCTCGGCCAACGACCCGGATGGAGATTCAATTGTTTACCGGCTCTGCAATGCCTACAATGGCGGCGGTCCGGGAAGTACCGGCGGCGCCAGTTGTTTAACCTGCGCCCAGCCTGATCCTTCCGCCCCCCCACCCTATAGCTCCATTCCCTACCGGTCGCCTTATAGTGGATCGGCTCCATTGGGTTTCAATGTATCGATCAATAGCGCCACCGGGTTACTGTCGGGTACAGCACCCAGTGTGGAAGGGCAATATGTAGTAACGGCCTGCGCTTATGAATACCGGGACAATATCCTGATCAATATACACCGGAAAGATATCCATATCCGCGTGGCGGATTGTATACCCCTCAAAGCATTGCTGAAGCCTGATTATTCGTATTGCGATGACTTCCTGGTGACCTTCAGGAATGAACAGGTAAATCCTGCCAATTCGGTGTATATATGGCAATACGGAGACAATACAAAAGCAGATACTACATCCGATGTGGAAGGAAGGGTGCAGCACTTGTTTGCTGATACCGGCACCTATACCATCAAGCTGAAGGTAATATTGGCCGGTCAGTGTGTAGACTCTACTACTACGCTCGCAAAAGTATACCCGGGCTTTTTTCCCAATTTCAGCATTACAGGTACCTGCCTGTTAAAGCCCATTCAGTTCAACGACCTGACCACCTCACGGTATGGCTTTGCCAGCAAATGGCGATGGAATTTTGGTGATGAAACCACCCAGGACGATACATCACATGTGAAATCACCTTCCTGGCAATACAGCACGATAGGACAAAAGCCGGTAGAATTGATCGTGGAAAGCAACAAGGGGTGTATAGACACCATTACGCTGAATGCAGATATACGCGATAAACCTCCGATCACCCTGGCCTTTAAGGATACGCTTATTTGCAGTAATGCGCTGGTGCAGGATACGCTGCAGCTGCATGCAGCAGGGAATGGTATATTCAGCTGGACGCCGCTGGTGCAAATATTACGTACCAATACACCCGATCCTTTGGTATTTCCCAAGACCACTACCACTTATCATGTGCAGCTGGACGAGAACGGCTGTATAAGTGAAGACACGGTACAGGTACGCGTGGTGCCGGTTGTTACGCTTGAGCTGGGCGGGCCCATCACCATTTGCCTCACTGATACTATCCAGTTAAGACCAGCGGGGGATGGGCTTAAATTTACCTGGAGCACCAATCCATCACCCAGCCCGATCAGTGATATTACTGCCAAAAATCCACTGGTATCACCTACCGACCAGTTCACTACGTATTCGGTGGTAGCAGAGATCGGTAAATGTTCATCGAGGGATGATGTGCAGGTAAGAACAGTGCCTTATCCTACCTCCAGGGCAGGCGGAGATACCACCATCTGTTATGGTGATACAGCCAGTCTCCATGCTTCTATTATTGGTAACAGGTTTGAGTGGGCTCCCATCAATACCTTAAGTAATCCCAATATACTCAATCCACGTGCCTTCCCGCGGATACCCACAAACTATGTATTGACGGTATGGGATAACCTGGGCTGCCCCAAGCCAAAGAAAGATACCGTGTTGGTCAATGTACTCAAGCAATTATTCGCCTTTGCCGGTAATGATACTGCTGTAGTTATTGGAGAACCGCTACAACTGAATGGCACGGGCGCCAATCTCTATGAGTGGACACCGCCTACCTATCTTAACAGGAATGATATCAAAGATCCTATTGCCAATTTAAGTAATAGCTTCACCTACCAGTTAAAGGCCTATACACCCGAAGGCTGCTATGATCTGGACACTATCAACATCAAGGTATTCCGAACCAACCCACAAATATTTGTGCCCAATGCTTTCCGCCCCGATGGTTCGCAGAATAACAGGCTGCGCCCGATACCGGTAGGTATTACGCAGATGGAATATTTCAGGGTATTCAACCGCTGGGGCCAAATGGTATTTCAAACCTCTCAACATGGAATGGGATGGGATGGCAGGCTGGGCGGCAAACCGCAGGATTCCGGCATGTATGTATGGGAAGTAAAGGGGAAGGATTATACCGGTAAGACGGTGATCAAAAAAGGTATAGCAATGCTGCTTAGATAG